The following are from one region of the Syngnathus acus chromosome 19, fSynAcu1.2, whole genome shotgun sequence genome:
- the mrtfab gene encoding myocardin related transcription factor Ab isoform X2 — protein MLQPQADNMEVTGAGVSSHSPQSEAVTSELQELSLQPPQKELRLQERKDVLQLKLQQRRTREELVSQGIMPPLKSPAAFHEQRRSLERARTEDYLKRKIRSRPERSELVRMHILEETSAEPSLQAKQLQLKRARLADDLNDKISHRPGPIELVHKNILSVCPDQHSPPESPKGAGGESSSLDEDSSDALSPDQLANHDSPLSNVPQPSPSDMLAQNGDMSPTQLVTQPTPQPPPTPVVKASDSPPPLKVANGTTVTSRSPFTQLKSHTKTSSDRPLLRSKKAKDNKPKVKKLKYHQYIPPDQKADKERPPLMDSSYAKLLQQQQLFLQLQILNQQQQHYNYHTILPAPPKPAPEQPLPTNPSPSPTRTIPTTPIATLTPTSGNARQPTMGAAKPTTLPANLDEFKVAELKQELKLRGLTVSGTKNDLIERLRHYQEQNAGPAVLKNGASQPIHQSAATAANSAPAAGSDQQQVEGGFKVALSPLTQAFPGRVVRFGSTSSSPPVSPSPSERSLAGLSPDETSCNGDMFGEMVSSPLTQLTIHPAPQQPSNNSPLSLPLSQPKEEGKSSCSLHRSSPGSVKPLEPFSVVAMESSSMDKDQMLQEKDKQIEELTRMLRQKQRLVETLRTQLELGKMTGGVAAEREGADKKTPSPIGKPPTLIKASAIEPPVLPDGPPKVKQEAETEEAMTGVTEEAQSKRAVQPMQCSQETLFRLQQINRLQVQQVEHLKHSRTISEPKSNPQKQPEPKKESKILLQQQQQQQLQQLIIQQTQQKQLQAQQKLAQQKLAQQNQLQQGKKTQTQHRSSVQLKRVQVQIQKPTASQSQQKKQLKAQQRQQHKQQTATVSTQQVAPVFNQPKGTQIHTQAISLDLLKAGGTLVTDTNGNHYLIALTSSATNGQNHRAPTQAKSNGRVTLQRLQSTPSKLPSTAGQSQEQKDSQGVSQPIKKEPKAELHVDTNGVPPANSCFTAPPNLQPFFDDMSDNESQSNLLFSFKTERVCPPYDRHTLFTPPSPKPNTSLPTKRSKGNGVNSQQMDDLFDILLKSGEISGFKANPDPSLAPLHSDPPSPTSPPSPLHLSPPSPTSPLISPPAPPREPCTGGGRLEDFLDSSTLLGVEPGSGLTLIDDLHSQMLSTGSILDHPPSPMDTSDLGFSPHSTGLDFVDAALDSMDWLDISMVGSSSGAGGGGRGGGDVGTSLTPLAPHTPPSVFSADFLDSTDLQLHLESCL, from the exons ATGCTGCAGCCACAAGCCGACAACATGGAAGTCACGGGGGCGGGGGTCTCGTCCCACAGCCCACAAAGCGAGGCCGTGACTAGCGAGCTCCAGGAACTGTCCTTGCAGCCTCCGCAGAAGGAGCTGCGGCTGCAGGAACGCAAGGATG TCCTCCAGCTCAAACTCCAACAGAGACGCACGCGAGAGGAGCTGGTCAGTCAAGGGATCATGCCAC CGCTAAAAAGCCCGGCAGCCTTTCATGAGCAGCGGCGGAGTCTGGAGCGTGCAAGG acTGAAGACTATCTCAAGAGGAAGATCCGAAGTCGTCCCGAGCGCTCTGAGCTGGTCAGGATGCACATTTTGGAGG AGACGTCAGCGGAGCCCTCCCTGCAGGCCAAGCAGTTGCAGCTGAAGAGAGCTCGACTCGCCGACGACCTCAACGATAAGATCTCGCACAGACCGGGTCCCATCGAACTGGTACACAAGAACATCCTGTCTGTCTGCCCTGATCAGCACTCGCCACCCG AATCTCCAAAGGGAGCTGGTGGAGAGAGCTCCTCGTTGGACGAAGATAGCAGCGATGCGCTGTCACCCGACCAGCTCGCCAATCACGATTCTCCTCTGAGTAACGTCCCGCAGCCATCGCCCTCCGACATGCTCGCCCAGAATGGAGACATGTCCCCCACGCAG cttGTTACGCAACCCACGCCACAGCCTCCTCCTACTCCTGTGGTAAAGGCCTCCGATTCGCCTCCTCCCCTCAAAGTGGCAAACGGGACCACAGTAACCTCCCGCTCACCCTTTACGCAGCTCAAG TCTCACACTAAGACGAGTTCCGACCGTCCCCTGCTGAGATCCAAAAAAGCAAAGGACAACAAACCCAAG GTGAAGAAGCTCAAGTACCATCAGTACATCCCTCCGGACCAGAAGGCGGACAAAGAGCGTCCGCCTCTGATGGACTCATCCTACGCCAAACTCctccagcaacagcagctcttCTTACAGCTACAGATTCtcaaccagcaacaacagcactACAACTACCACACCATCCTACCTGCGCCTCCAAA GCCAGCACCGGAGCAGCCCCTCCCGACGAACCCCAGCCCTTCCCCAACTCGCACTATTCCCACGACCCCCATCGCCACCTTAACCCCAACGAGCGGAAATGCACGCCAACCGACAATGGGAGCGGCCAAACCCACCACTTTGCCCGCCAACTTGGATGAGTTCAAA GTCGCTGAGTTAAAACAGGAACTGAAGTTGCGAGGTTTGACCGTCTCTGGCACGAAAAACGATCTAATCGAGAGGCTCCGCCACTACCAAGAGCAAAACGCCGGCCCTGCTGTCTTGAAAAATGGCGCATCGCAACCCATCCATCAAAGCGCAGCCACTGCAGCTAACAGCGCTCCGGCCGCAGGCAGCGATCAGCAACAGGTTGAAGGAGGATTCAAGGTGGCTCTGTCCCCGCTGACTCAGGCTTTTCCCGGTCGAGTCGTGCGTTTTGGAAGCACCAGCTCCAGCCCGCCTGTGTCTCCTTCGCCATCTGAACGCTCATTAGCGGGGCTGAGTCCAGATGAAACCAGCTGTAATGGAGACATGTTTGGGGAGATG gtgaGCTCTCCCCTGACTCAACTCACCATCCATCCCGCTCCTCAGCAACCATCCAACAACTCCCCTCTTTCCCTACCGCTCAGTCAGCCCAAAGAAGAAGGCAAGAGCTCATGCAGCCTCCACAGATCTTCACCCGGCTCGGTTAAGCCCTTGGAGCCTTTCTCTGTGGTAGCCATGGAGTCGTCCTCTATGGACAAAGATCAAATGCTGCAGGAGAAGGATAAGCAGATTGAGGAGCTGACCCGGATGCTGAGGCAGAAGCAGAGGCTGGTGGAGACGCTCCGAACTCAGCTCGAGCTGGGAAAGATGACGGGAGGCGTGGCTGCAGAGCGGGAAGGAGCTGACAAGAAAACGCCATCTCCGATTGGCAAACCTCCAACACTCATTAAAGCCTCGGCCATCGAACCCCCCGTGCTTCCTGATGGCCCGCCGAAGGTGAAGCAGGAAGCTGAGACGGAGGAAGCCATGACGGGAGTAACGGAAGAAGCCCAAAGCAAAAGAGCGGTGCAACCTATGCAGTGCTCCCAGGAGACTCTGTTCAGACTGCAGCAGATTAATCGACTGCAAGTCCAACAAGTGGAACACCTCAAGCACTCGCGTACCATTTCGGAACCCAAGTCCAACCCTCAAAAGCAACCCGAGCCCAAGAAGGAATCTAAAATCctgctccagcagcagcagcaacaacaactcCAGCAACTCATCATCCAGCAGACGCAGCAGAAGCAGCTGCAGGCCCAGCAGAAGTTGGCGCAGCAAAAACTGGCCCAGCAGAACCAGCTGCAACAAGGGAAGAAGACCCAAACGCAGCACAGGAGCTCAGTTCAGCTGAAGCGGGTTCAAGTGCAGATCCAGAAGCCTACAGCTAGCCAAAGCCAGCAGAAGAAGCAGCTGAAGGCTCAGCAACGGCAGCAGCACAAACAGCAGACGGCCACTGTCAGCACTCAGCAG GTGGCGCCAGTCTTCAACCAACCCAAGGGCACTCAGATTCACACTCAGGCTATTTCGTTAGACCTCCTTAAAGCCGGCGGCACGCTGGTCACCGACACCAACGGCAACCACTACTTGATCGCCCTCACCAGTAGCGCGACCAACGGTCAGAACCACCGAGCGCCCACGCAGGCCAAAAGCAACGGACGCGTCACGCTGCAG AGACTACAGTCCACTCCAAGCAAGCTGCCCAGCACTGCCGGCCAATCACAAGAGCAGAAAGACAGCCAGGGTGTGAGCCAGCCAATCAAAAAG GAACCGAAAGCGGAGCTGCACGTGGACACCAACGGCGTCCCGCCGGCCAACTCGTGCTTCACCGCCCCTCCCAACCTGCAGCCTTTCTTCGACGACATGTCGGACAACGAAAGCCAAAGCAACCTGCTCTTCTCCTTCAAG ACAGAGCGGGTGTGTCCGCCTTACGACCGACACACTCTGTTTACTCCTCCCTCCCCCAAACCCAACACCTCTCTTCCGACCAAGCGCTCCAAA GGAAATGGCGTCAATTCTCAGCAGATGGATGACCTCTTTGACATCCTGCTCAAGAGTGGAG AGATCTCAGGTTTTAAGGCCAACCCGGACCCGTCGCTCGCCCCGCTCCACTCGGACCCACCCTCGCCCACCTCCCCGCCGTCCCCTCTCCAcctctctcctccctcccctACCTCTCCCCTCATCTCCCCACCAGCCCCACCAAGGGAGCCCTGCACAGGCGGAGGTCGCCTGGAGGACTTCCTGGACAGCTCCACGCTGCTCGGTGTAGAGCCAGGCAGCGGCCTGACGCTCATTGACGACCTCCACAGCCAAATGCTGAGCACCGGCAGCATCCTGGACCACCCGCCCTCCCCCATGGACACGTCCGACCTGGGCTTCTCACCCCACTCGACGGGGCTGGACTTTGTGGATGCCGCTCTGGACAGCATGGACTGGCTGGACATCTCCATGGTAGGGAGCTCCAGCGGTGCGgggggaggaggacgaggaggaggggaCGTGGGGACCAGCCTGACTCCGCTGGCTCCGCACACGCCGCCGAGTGTCTTCTCTGCTGACTTCCTGGACAGCACGGACCTGCAGCTACACTTGGAGTCGTGTCTGTAG
- the mrtfab gene encoding myocardin related transcription factor Ab isoform X5: protein MVQRDMTLLSVLQLKLQQRRTREELVSQGIMPPLKSPAAFHEQRRSLERARTEDYLKRKIRSRPERSELVRMHILEETSAEPSLQAKQLQLKRARLADDLNDKISHRPGPIELVHKNILSVCPDQHSPPESPKGAGGESSSLDEDSSDALSPDQLANHDSPLSNVPQPSPSDMLAQNGDMSPTQLVTQPTPQPPPTPVVKASDSPPPLKVANGTTVTSRSPFTQLKSHTKTSSDRPLLRSKKAKDNKPKVKKLKYHQYIPPDQKADKERPPLMDSSYAKLLQQQQLFLQLQILNQQQQHYNYHTILPAPPKPAPEQPLPTNPSPSPTRTIPTTPIATLTPTSGNARQPTMGAAKPTTLPANLDEFKVAELKQELKLRGLTVSGTKNDLIERLRHYQEQNAGPAVLKNGASQPIHQSAATAANSAPAAGSDQQQVEGGFKVALSPLTQAFPGRVVRFGSTSSSPPVSPSPSERSLAGLSPDETSCNGDMFGEMVSSPLTQLTIHPAPQQPSNNSPLSLPLSQPKEEGKSSCSLHRSSPGSVKPLEPFSVVAMESSSMDKDQMLQEKDKQIEELTRMLRQKQRLVETLRTQLELGKMTGGVAAEREGADKKTPSPIGKPPTLIKASAIEPPVLPDGPPKVKQEAETEEAMTGVTEEAQSKRAVQPMQCSQETLFRLQQINRLQVQQVEHLKHSRTISEPKSNPQKQPEPKKESKILLQQQQQQQLQQLIIQQTQQKQLQAQQKLAQQKLAQQNQLQQGKKTQTQHRSSVQLKRVQVQIQKPTASQSQQKKQLKAQQRQQHKQQTATVSTQQVAPVFNQPKGTQIHTQAISLDLLKAGGTLVTDTNGNHYLIALTSSATNGQNHRAPTQAKSNGRVTLQRLQSTPSKLPSTAGQSQEQKDSQGVSQPIKKEPKAELHVDTNGVPPANSCFTAPPNLQPFFDDMSDNESQSNLLFSFKTERVCPPYDRHTLFTPPSPKPNTSLPTKRSKGNGVNSQQMDDLFDILLKSGEISGFKANPDPSLAPLHSDPPSPTSPPSPLHLSPPSPTSPLISPPAPPREPCTGGGRLEDFLDSSTLLGVEPGSGLTLIDDLHSQMLSTGSILDHPPSPMDTSDLGFSPHSTGLDFVDAALDSMDWLDISMVGSSSGAGGGGRGGGDVGTSLTPLAPHTPPSVFSADFLDSTDLQLHLESCL from the exons ATGGTCCAGAGGGATATGACTCTCCTGTCAG TCCTCCAGCTCAAACTCCAACAGAGACGCACGCGAGAGGAGCTGGTCAGTCAAGGGATCATGCCAC CGCTAAAAAGCCCGGCAGCCTTTCATGAGCAGCGGCGGAGTCTGGAGCGTGCAAGG acTGAAGACTATCTCAAGAGGAAGATCCGAAGTCGTCCCGAGCGCTCTGAGCTGGTCAGGATGCACATTTTGGAGG AGACGTCAGCGGAGCCCTCCCTGCAGGCCAAGCAGTTGCAGCTGAAGAGAGCTCGACTCGCCGACGACCTCAACGATAAGATCTCGCACAGACCGGGTCCCATCGAACTGGTACACAAGAACATCCTGTCTGTCTGCCCTGATCAGCACTCGCCACCCG AATCTCCAAAGGGAGCTGGTGGAGAGAGCTCCTCGTTGGACGAAGATAGCAGCGATGCGCTGTCACCCGACCAGCTCGCCAATCACGATTCTCCTCTGAGTAACGTCCCGCAGCCATCGCCCTCCGACATGCTCGCCCAGAATGGAGACATGTCCCCCACGCAG cttGTTACGCAACCCACGCCACAGCCTCCTCCTACTCCTGTGGTAAAGGCCTCCGATTCGCCTCCTCCCCTCAAAGTGGCAAACGGGACCACAGTAACCTCCCGCTCACCCTTTACGCAGCTCAAG TCTCACACTAAGACGAGTTCCGACCGTCCCCTGCTGAGATCCAAAAAAGCAAAGGACAACAAACCCAAG GTGAAGAAGCTCAAGTACCATCAGTACATCCCTCCGGACCAGAAGGCGGACAAAGAGCGTCCGCCTCTGATGGACTCATCCTACGCCAAACTCctccagcaacagcagctcttCTTACAGCTACAGATTCtcaaccagcaacaacagcactACAACTACCACACCATCCTACCTGCGCCTCCAAA GCCAGCACCGGAGCAGCCCCTCCCGACGAACCCCAGCCCTTCCCCAACTCGCACTATTCCCACGACCCCCATCGCCACCTTAACCCCAACGAGCGGAAATGCACGCCAACCGACAATGGGAGCGGCCAAACCCACCACTTTGCCCGCCAACTTGGATGAGTTCAAA GTCGCTGAGTTAAAACAGGAACTGAAGTTGCGAGGTTTGACCGTCTCTGGCACGAAAAACGATCTAATCGAGAGGCTCCGCCACTACCAAGAGCAAAACGCCGGCCCTGCTGTCTTGAAAAATGGCGCATCGCAACCCATCCATCAAAGCGCAGCCACTGCAGCTAACAGCGCTCCGGCCGCAGGCAGCGATCAGCAACAGGTTGAAGGAGGATTCAAGGTGGCTCTGTCCCCGCTGACTCAGGCTTTTCCCGGTCGAGTCGTGCGTTTTGGAAGCACCAGCTCCAGCCCGCCTGTGTCTCCTTCGCCATCTGAACGCTCATTAGCGGGGCTGAGTCCAGATGAAACCAGCTGTAATGGAGACATGTTTGGGGAGATG gtgaGCTCTCCCCTGACTCAACTCACCATCCATCCCGCTCCTCAGCAACCATCCAACAACTCCCCTCTTTCCCTACCGCTCAGTCAGCCCAAAGAAGAAGGCAAGAGCTCATGCAGCCTCCACAGATCTTCACCCGGCTCGGTTAAGCCCTTGGAGCCTTTCTCTGTGGTAGCCATGGAGTCGTCCTCTATGGACAAAGATCAAATGCTGCAGGAGAAGGATAAGCAGATTGAGGAGCTGACCCGGATGCTGAGGCAGAAGCAGAGGCTGGTGGAGACGCTCCGAACTCAGCTCGAGCTGGGAAAGATGACGGGAGGCGTGGCTGCAGAGCGGGAAGGAGCTGACAAGAAAACGCCATCTCCGATTGGCAAACCTCCAACACTCATTAAAGCCTCGGCCATCGAACCCCCCGTGCTTCCTGATGGCCCGCCGAAGGTGAAGCAGGAAGCTGAGACGGAGGAAGCCATGACGGGAGTAACGGAAGAAGCCCAAAGCAAAAGAGCGGTGCAACCTATGCAGTGCTCCCAGGAGACTCTGTTCAGACTGCAGCAGATTAATCGACTGCAAGTCCAACAAGTGGAACACCTCAAGCACTCGCGTACCATTTCGGAACCCAAGTCCAACCCTCAAAAGCAACCCGAGCCCAAGAAGGAATCTAAAATCctgctccagcagcagcagcaacaacaactcCAGCAACTCATCATCCAGCAGACGCAGCAGAAGCAGCTGCAGGCCCAGCAGAAGTTGGCGCAGCAAAAACTGGCCCAGCAGAACCAGCTGCAACAAGGGAAGAAGACCCAAACGCAGCACAGGAGCTCAGTTCAGCTGAAGCGGGTTCAAGTGCAGATCCAGAAGCCTACAGCTAGCCAAAGCCAGCAGAAGAAGCAGCTGAAGGCTCAGCAACGGCAGCAGCACAAACAGCAGACGGCCACTGTCAGCACTCAGCAG GTGGCGCCAGTCTTCAACCAACCCAAGGGCACTCAGATTCACACTCAGGCTATTTCGTTAGACCTCCTTAAAGCCGGCGGCACGCTGGTCACCGACACCAACGGCAACCACTACTTGATCGCCCTCACCAGTAGCGCGACCAACGGTCAGAACCACCGAGCGCCCACGCAGGCCAAAAGCAACGGACGCGTCACGCTGCAG AGACTACAGTCCACTCCAAGCAAGCTGCCCAGCACTGCCGGCCAATCACAAGAGCAGAAAGACAGCCAGGGTGTGAGCCAGCCAATCAAAAAG GAACCGAAAGCGGAGCTGCACGTGGACACCAACGGCGTCCCGCCGGCCAACTCGTGCTTCACCGCCCCTCCCAACCTGCAGCCTTTCTTCGACGACATGTCGGACAACGAAAGCCAAAGCAACCTGCTCTTCTCCTTCAAG ACAGAGCGGGTGTGTCCGCCTTACGACCGACACACTCTGTTTACTCCTCCCTCCCCCAAACCCAACACCTCTCTTCCGACCAAGCGCTCCAAA GGAAATGGCGTCAATTCTCAGCAGATGGATGACCTCTTTGACATCCTGCTCAAGAGTGGAG AGATCTCAGGTTTTAAGGCCAACCCGGACCCGTCGCTCGCCCCGCTCCACTCGGACCCACCCTCGCCCACCTCCCCGCCGTCCCCTCTCCAcctctctcctccctcccctACCTCTCCCCTCATCTCCCCACCAGCCCCACCAAGGGAGCCCTGCACAGGCGGAGGTCGCCTGGAGGACTTCCTGGACAGCTCCACGCTGCTCGGTGTAGAGCCAGGCAGCGGCCTGACGCTCATTGACGACCTCCACAGCCAAATGCTGAGCACCGGCAGCATCCTGGACCACCCGCCCTCCCCCATGGACACGTCCGACCTGGGCTTCTCACCCCACTCGACGGGGCTGGACTTTGTGGATGCCGCTCTGGACAGCATGGACTGGCTGGACATCTCCATGGTAGGGAGCTCCAGCGGTGCGgggggaggaggacgaggaggaggggaCGTGGGGACCAGCCTGACTCCGCTGGCTCCGCACACGCCGCCGAGTGTCTTCTCTGCTGACTTCCTGGACAGCACGGACCTGCAGCTACACTTGGAGTCGTGTCTGTAG
- the mrtfab gene encoding myocardin related transcription factor Ab isoform X1, whose protein sequence is MIMLDTNHCLSFEHSPLGSPPMGSDMDKAGLRTDHDRHVYHSLKEGGQAIAACVLQLKLQQRRTREELVSQGIMPPLKSPAAFHEQRRSLERARTEDYLKRKIRSRPERSELVRMHILEETSAEPSLQAKQLQLKRARLADDLNDKISHRPGPIELVHKNILSVCPDQHSPPESPKGAGGESSSLDEDSSDALSPDQLANHDSPLSNVPQPSPSDMLAQNGDMSPTQLVTQPTPQPPPTPVVKASDSPPPLKVANGTTVTSRSPFTQLKSHTKTSSDRPLLRSKKAKDNKPKVKKLKYHQYIPPDQKADKERPPLMDSSYAKLLQQQQLFLQLQILNQQQQHYNYHTILPAPPKPAPEQPLPTNPSPSPTRTIPTTPIATLTPTSGNARQPTMGAAKPTTLPANLDEFKVAELKQELKLRGLTVSGTKNDLIERLRHYQEQNAGPAVLKNGASQPIHQSAATAANSAPAAGSDQQQVEGGFKVALSPLTQAFPGRVVRFGSTSSSPPVSPSPSERSLAGLSPDETSCNGDMFGEMVSSPLTQLTIHPAPQQPSNNSPLSLPLSQPKEEGKSSCSLHRSSPGSVKPLEPFSVVAMESSSMDKDQMLQEKDKQIEELTRMLRQKQRLVETLRTQLELGKMTGGVAAEREGADKKTPSPIGKPPTLIKASAIEPPVLPDGPPKVKQEAETEEAMTGVTEEAQSKRAVQPMQCSQETLFRLQQINRLQVQQVEHLKHSRTISEPKSNPQKQPEPKKESKILLQQQQQQQLQQLIIQQTQQKQLQAQQKLAQQKLAQQNQLQQGKKTQTQHRSSVQLKRVQVQIQKPTASQSQQKKQLKAQQRQQHKQQTATVSTQQVAPVFNQPKGTQIHTQAISLDLLKAGGTLVTDTNGNHYLIALTSSATNGQNHRAPTQAKSNGRVTLQRLQSTPSKLPSTAGQSQEQKDSQGVSQPIKKEPKAELHVDTNGVPPANSCFTAPPNLQPFFDDMSDNESQSNLLFSFKTERVCPPYDRHTLFTPPSPKPNTSLPTKRSKGNGVNSQQMDDLFDILLKSGEISGFKANPDPSLAPLHSDPPSPTSPPSPLHLSPPSPTSPLISPPAPPREPCTGGGRLEDFLDSSTLLGVEPGSGLTLIDDLHSQMLSTGSILDHPPSPMDTSDLGFSPHSTGLDFVDAALDSMDWLDISMVGSSSGAGGGGRGGGDVGTSLTPLAPHTPPSVFSADFLDSTDLQLHLESCL, encoded by the exons ATGATTATGCTGGACACCAACCATTGCCTGTCCTTTGAACACTCCCCGTTGGGTTCTCCACCAATGGGCAGTGACATGGACAAGGCAGGATTGAGGACAGATCATGATAGACATGTCTATCATAGCCTGAAAGAAGGTGGGCAAGCCATCGCAGCATGCG TCCTCCAGCTCAAACTCCAACAGAGACGCACGCGAGAGGAGCTGGTCAGTCAAGGGATCATGCCAC CGCTAAAAAGCCCGGCAGCCTTTCATGAGCAGCGGCGGAGTCTGGAGCGTGCAAGG acTGAAGACTATCTCAAGAGGAAGATCCGAAGTCGTCCCGAGCGCTCTGAGCTGGTCAGGATGCACATTTTGGAGG AGACGTCAGCGGAGCCCTCCCTGCAGGCCAAGCAGTTGCAGCTGAAGAGAGCTCGACTCGCCGACGACCTCAACGATAAGATCTCGCACAGACCGGGTCCCATCGAACTGGTACACAAGAACATCCTGTCTGTCTGCCCTGATCAGCACTCGCCACCCG AATCTCCAAAGGGAGCTGGTGGAGAGAGCTCCTCGTTGGACGAAGATAGCAGCGATGCGCTGTCACCCGACCAGCTCGCCAATCACGATTCTCCTCTGAGTAACGTCCCGCAGCCATCGCCCTCCGACATGCTCGCCCAGAATGGAGACATGTCCCCCACGCAG cttGTTACGCAACCCACGCCACAGCCTCCTCCTACTCCTGTGGTAAAGGCCTCCGATTCGCCTCCTCCCCTCAAAGTGGCAAACGGGACCACAGTAACCTCCCGCTCACCCTTTACGCAGCTCAAG TCTCACACTAAGACGAGTTCCGACCGTCCCCTGCTGAGATCCAAAAAAGCAAAGGACAACAAACCCAAG GTGAAGAAGCTCAAGTACCATCAGTACATCCCTCCGGACCAGAAGGCGGACAAAGAGCGTCCGCCTCTGATGGACTCATCCTACGCCAAACTCctccagcaacagcagctcttCTTACAGCTACAGATTCtcaaccagcaacaacagcactACAACTACCACACCATCCTACCTGCGCCTCCAAA GCCAGCACCGGAGCAGCCCCTCCCGACGAACCCCAGCCCTTCCCCAACTCGCACTATTCCCACGACCCCCATCGCCACCTTAACCCCAACGAGCGGAAATGCACGCCAACCGACAATGGGAGCGGCCAAACCCACCACTTTGCCCGCCAACTTGGATGAGTTCAAA GTCGCTGAGTTAAAACAGGAACTGAAGTTGCGAGGTTTGACCGTCTCTGGCACGAAAAACGATCTAATCGAGAGGCTCCGCCACTACCAAGAGCAAAACGCCGGCCCTGCTGTCTTGAAAAATGGCGCATCGCAACCCATCCATCAAAGCGCAGCCACTGCAGCTAACAGCGCTCCGGCCGCAGGCAGCGATCAGCAACAGGTTGAAGGAGGATTCAAGGTGGCTCTGTCCCCGCTGACTCAGGCTTTTCCCGGTCGAGTCGTGCGTTTTGGAAGCACCAGCTCCAGCCCGCCTGTGTCTCCTTCGCCATCTGAACGCTCATTAGCGGGGCTGAGTCCAGATGAAACCAGCTGTAATGGAGACATGTTTGGGGAGATG gtgaGCTCTCCCCTGACTCAACTCACCATCCATCCCGCTCCTCAGCAACCATCCAACAACTCCCCTCTTTCCCTACCGCTCAGTCAGCCCAAAGAAGAAGGCAAGAGCTCATGCAGCCTCCACAGATCTTCACCCGGCTCGGTTAAGCCCTTGGAGCCTTTCTCTGTGGTAGCCATGGAGTCGTCCTCTATGGACAAAGATCAAATGCTGCAGGAGAAGGATAAGCAGATTGAGGAGCTGACCCGGATGCTGAGGCAGAAGCAGAGGCTGGTGGAGACGCTCCGAACTCAGCTCGAGCTGGGAAAGATGACGGGAGGCGTGGCTGCAGAGCGGGAAGGAGCTGACAAGAAAACGCCATCTCCGATTGGCAAACCTCCAACACTCATTAAAGCCTCGGCCATCGAACCCCCCGTGCTTCCTGATGGCCCGCCGAAGGTGAAGCAGGAAGCTGAGACGGAGGAAGCCATGACGGGAGTAACGGAAGAAGCCCAAAGCAAAAGAGCGGTGCAACCTATGCAGTGCTCCCAGGAGACTCTGTTCAGACTGCAGCAGATTAATCGACTGCAAGTCCAACAAGTGGAACACCTCAAGCACTCGCGTACCATTTCGGAACCCAAGTCCAACCCTCAAAAGCAACCCGAGCCCAAGAAGGAATCTAAAATCctgctccagcagcagcagcaacaacaactcCAGCAACTCATCATCCAGCAGACGCAGCAGAAGCAGCTGCAGGCCCAGCAGAAGTTGGCGCAGCAAAAACTGGCCCAGCAGAACCAGCTGCAACAAGGGAAGAAGACCCAAACGCAGCACAGGAGCTCAGTTCAGCTGAAGCGGGTTCAAGTGCAGATCCAGAAGCCTACAGCTAGCCAAAGCCAGCAGAAGAAGCAGCTGAAGGCTCAGCAACGGCAGCAGCACAAACAGCAGACGGCCACTGTCAGCACTCAGCAG GTGGCGCCAGTCTTCAACCAACCCAAGGGCACTCAGATTCACACTCAGGCTATTTCGTTAGACCTCCTTAAAGCCGGCGGCACGCTGGTCACCGACACCAACGGCAACCACTACTTGATCGCCCTCACCAGTAGCGCGACCAACGGTCAGAACCACCGAGCGCCCACGCAGGCCAAAAGCAACGGACGCGTCACGCTGCAG AGACTACAGTCCACTCCAAGCAAGCTGCCCAGCACTGCCGGCCAATCACAAGAGCAGAAAGACAGCCAGGGTGTGAGCCAGCCAATCAAAAAG GAACCGAAAGCGGAGCTGCACGTGGACACCAACGGCGTCCCGCCGGCCAACTCGTGCTTCACCGCCCCTCCCAACCTGCAGCCTTTCTTCGACGACATGTCGGACAACGAAAGCCAAAGCAACCTGCTCTTCTCCTTCAAG ACAGAGCGGGTGTGTCCGCCTTACGACCGACACACTCTGTTTACTCCTCCCTCCCCCAAACCCAACACCTCTCTTCCGACCAAGCGCTCCAAA GGAAATGGCGTCAATTCTCAGCAGATGGATGACCTCTTTGACATCCTGCTCAAGAGTGGAG AGATCTCAGGTTTTAAGGCCAACCCGGACCCGTCGCTCGCCCCGCTCCACTCGGACCCACCCTCGCCCACCTCCCCGCCGTCCCCTCTCCAcctctctcctccctcccctACCTCTCCCCTCATCTCCCCACCAGCCCCACCAAGGGAGCCCTGCACAGGCGGAGGTCGCCTGGAGGACTTCCTGGACAGCTCCACGCTGCTCGGTGTAGAGCCAGGCAGCGGCCTGACGCTCATTGACGACCTCCACAGCCAAATGCTGAGCACCGGCAGCATCCTGGACCACCCGCCCTCCCCCATGGACACGTCCGACCTGGGCTTCTCACCCCACTCGACGGGGCTGGACTTTGTGGATGCCGCTCTGGACAGCATGGACTGGCTGGACATCTCCATGGTAGGGAGCTCCAGCGGTGCGgggggaggaggacgaggaggaggggaCGTGGGGACCAGCCTGACTCCGCTGGCTCCGCACACGCCGCCGAGTGTCTTCTCTGCTGACTTCCTGGACAGCACGGACCTGCAGCTACACTTGGAGTCGTGTCTGTAG